Proteins encoded together in one Astyanax mexicanus isolate ESR-SI-001 chromosome 10, AstMex3_surface, whole genome shotgun sequence window:
- the immt gene encoding MICOS complex subunit MIC60 isoform X1 — MLRVCWKGANAAARNCLCGKVPVHPLQHCRRYTSAGNSGSAAGKIVAASILTVGGGLGGTILYAKWDPKFRANVEKSVPYSDQLFEMALGPPPPPFIPMQKKPVKAEPLQISSVSEASKDSKQPKAKSKAKEKQPEPAPVDPKPAVEEAPALPPQTIEEASAEAAHIISAMSEVQSVPAPGTSNEAVPAESEAQTSTVAAEECHECASHEPAVKERPGEEVAARLAQQDKAEQDALAALSFNLEDTLGFSAKLTLQAIGAQEAALTAIGTHTHRLREAMDSEDPPDKKSAQWRELEDALSERTRAVDQAGQSLLQAKEQLEKLRVVINGAKESKIEAARPQILAAEENLHSMIVDLDKVVTKVQAAQTEAKIVSQYSELVNEAKVQFQKELSSITPEVQANWKGLTGKLSADDLNSLIAHAHRRIDQLNRELAEQRVREQIRIEAALEQQKHEHQRAVDSAVDKAIQHNHEQLRLEQEKKMQEVREVMEAEMRTQLRRQAAAHTDHLRDVLKVQEQELREEAQEALSSKMMEQETQHRRLAQEQLDSFTLDMNSAYARLKGMEEAIDSHVVAEEEARKAHQLWLSVEALNYTLKTAAADAPTEPLEGAVRTIKESCAENEFAQALATALPDESLTRGVYSEASLRARFYGVRRLARRVALIDETRNSLYQYFLSYLQSILLFEKEQEAPPTKLAAQDLDTFKLLAYATYSIERGDLELAAKFVNQLHGESRRVAQDWLKEARLTLETKQVVSLLSAYANAVGLGTTQAP, encoded by the exons ATGCTGCGCGTGTGCTGGAAAGGTGCAAATGCAGCGGCGCGG aATTGCCTCTGTGGTAAGGTACCAGTCCACCCTCTGCAGCACTGCCGCCGCTACACCTCAGCTGGAAACTCAGG GTCAGCTGCAGGAAAGATTGTGGCTGCTAGTATCCTAACAGTCGGTGGAGGTCTAGGTGGTACAATCCTGTACGCTAAATGGGACCCTAAATTCAGAGCAAATGTTGAGAAGAGCGTTCCATATTCTGACCAGCTTTTTGAGATGGCGCTTGGTCCCCCTCCACCACCGTTTATCCCAATGCAAAAGAAACCG GTGAAGGCTGAACCACTGCAGATCTCTTCAGTGTCTGAAGCCTCAAAGGACTCAAAGCAACCCAAAGCAAAAAGCAAAGCTAAAGAGAAGCAGCCAGAGCCAGCACCTGTGGATCCCAAACCTGCAGTAGAGGAAGCCCCAGCTCTGCCTCCACAGACCATTGAGG AGGCCTCAGCTGAGGCGGCCCATATAATTTCAGCCATGAGTGAGGTGCAGTCTGTGCCCGCCCCGGGTACCAGCAACGAAGCCGTGCCTGCAGAGTCCGAAGCCCAGACCTCTACTGTGGCAG CTGAAGAATGTCATGAGTGTGCTTCCCATGAACCTGCTGTAAAGGAGCGGCCTGGGGAGGAAGTGGCTGCCCGCTTAGCTCAGCAGGACAAAGCTGAACAGGATGCTCTGGCCG CCTTGTCATTCAACCTGGAGGACACACTGGGGTTCTCTGCCAAGCTGACCCTGCAGGCCATAGGGGCACAAGAGGCAGCTCTCACTGCtattggcacacacacacacagactccgTGAGGCCATGGACTCTGAG GATCCTCCAGATAAGAAGTCTGCTCAGTGGAGGGAGCTGGAGGATGCGTTAAGTGAACGAACCCGTGCTGTGGACCAGGCTGGACAGTCTCTTCTCCAAGCAAA aGAACAGCTTGAGAAGCTTAGAGTCGTGATCAACGGTGCCAAGGAGTCCAAGATTGAAGCCGCTAGACCTCAAATCCTGGCTGCTGAGGAAAACTTGCACAGCATGATCGTGGACTTGGACAAAGTTGTAACCAAA GTTCAGGCGGCCCAGACCGAGGCAAAGATTGTGTCTCAGTACAGTGAGCTGGTGAATGAGGCCAAGGTTCAGTTCCAGAAAGAACTGAGCAGTATTACTCCCGAAGTCCAAGCCAACTGGAAGGGTCTCA CTGGGAAGCTGAGTGCAGATGACTTGAATTCCCTAATTGCTCACGCTCACCGCCGCATCGACCAGCTGAACCGTGAGCTGGCTGAGCAGCGGGTGCGGGAGCAGATCCGGATTGAAGCAGCTCTGGAACAGCAGAAGCACGAGCACCAGAGAGCCGTGGACAGTGCTGTGGATAAAGCGATTCAGCACAACCACGAGCAGCTGAGACTCGAGCAGGAAAAGAAG aTGCAGGAGGTGAGAGAAGTGATGGAGGCAGAAATGAGGACTCAGCTGCGCAGGCAGGCAGCTGCACACACTGACCACCTGCGTGATGTGCTTAAGGTTCAGGAGCAGGAGCTACGGGAGGAAGCACAGgag GCTCTGAGCAGTAAGATGATGGAGCAGGAGACACAACACCGCCGTCTGGCCCAAGAACAGCTGGACTCCTTTACGCTGGACATGAATTCTGCCTACGCCAGGCTCAAGGGCATGGAGGAGGCCATAGACA GTCATGTCGTAGCTGAGGAAGAGGCCCGCAAGGCCCATCAGCTGTGGTTATCGGTTGAGGCACTGAACTACACTCTGAAAACAGCGGCTGCTGACGCTCCCACCGAGCCTCTGGAGGGTGCTGTTCGCACCATTAAAGAGAGCTGTGCGGAGAACGAGTTCGCCCAGGCTCTAGCCACAGCTCTGCCTGATGAATCTCTGACCCGCGGGGTCTACAGCGAGGCCTCCCTGCGCGCTCGCTTCTACGGCGTCCGGCGGCTGGCACGTCGCGTGGCGCTGATCGATGAGACGCGCAACAGCTTGTACCAGTACTTCCTGTCCTATCTACAGTCCATCCTCCTCTTTGAGAAGGAACAGGAGGCGCCACCTACCAAGCTGGCAGCTCAAGACCTTGACACCTTCAAGCTGCTCGCCTATGCCACATACAGCATCGAGCGTGGGGACCTGGAGCTGGCCGCTAAGTTTGTCAATCAGCTGCATGGCGAATCACGGCGTGTGGCTCAGGACTGGCTCAAAGAAGCCCGGCTCACTCTAGAAACCAAACAGGTGGTTAGCCTCCTGTCGGCGTACGCCAATGCAGTGGGTTTAGGCACCACCCAGGCTCCTTAA
- the immt gene encoding MICOS complex subunit MIC60 isoform X2, with product MLRVCWKGANAAARNCLCGKVPVHPLQHCRRYTSAGNSGSAAGKIVAASILTVGGGLGGTILYAKWDPKFRANVEKSVPYSDQLFEMALGPPPPPFIPMQKKPVKAEPLQISSVSEASKDSKQPKAKSKAKEKQPEPAPVDPKPAVEEAPALPPQTIEAEECHECASHEPAVKERPGEEVAARLAQQDKAEQDALAALSFNLEDTLGFSAKLTLQAIGAQEAALTAIGTHTHRLREAMDSEDPPDKKSAQWRELEDALSERTRAVDQAGQSLLQAKEQLEKLRVVINGAKESKIEAARPQILAAEENLHSMIVDLDKVVTKVQAAQTEAKIVSQYSELVNEAKVQFQKELSSITPEVQANWKGLTGKLSADDLNSLIAHAHRRIDQLNRELAEQRVREQIRIEAALEQQKHEHQRAVDSAVDKAIQHNHEQLRLEQEKKMQEVREVMEAEMRTQLRRQAAAHTDHLRDVLKVQEQELREEAQEALSSKMMEQETQHRRLAQEQLDSFTLDMNSAYARLKGMEEAIDSHVVAEEEARKAHQLWLSVEALNYTLKTAAADAPTEPLEGAVRTIKESCAENEFAQALATALPDESLTRGVYSEASLRARFYGVRRLARRVALIDETRNSLYQYFLSYLQSILLFEKEQEAPPTKLAAQDLDTFKLLAYATYSIERGDLELAAKFVNQLHGESRRVAQDWLKEARLTLETKQVVSLLSAYANAVGLGTTQAP from the exons ATGCTGCGCGTGTGCTGGAAAGGTGCAAATGCAGCGGCGCGG aATTGCCTCTGTGGTAAGGTACCAGTCCACCCTCTGCAGCACTGCCGCCGCTACACCTCAGCTGGAAACTCAGG GTCAGCTGCAGGAAAGATTGTGGCTGCTAGTATCCTAACAGTCGGTGGAGGTCTAGGTGGTACAATCCTGTACGCTAAATGGGACCCTAAATTCAGAGCAAATGTTGAGAAGAGCGTTCCATATTCTGACCAGCTTTTTGAGATGGCGCTTGGTCCCCCTCCACCACCGTTTATCCCAATGCAAAAGAAACCG GTGAAGGCTGAACCACTGCAGATCTCTTCAGTGTCTGAAGCCTCAAAGGACTCAAAGCAACCCAAAGCAAAAAGCAAAGCTAAAGAGAAGCAGCCAGAGCCAGCACCTGTGGATCCCAAACCTGCAGTAGAGGAAGCCCCAGCTCTGCCTCCACAGACCATTGAGG CTGAAGAATGTCATGAGTGTGCTTCCCATGAACCTGCTGTAAAGGAGCGGCCTGGGGAGGAAGTGGCTGCCCGCTTAGCTCAGCAGGACAAAGCTGAACAGGATGCTCTGGCCG CCTTGTCATTCAACCTGGAGGACACACTGGGGTTCTCTGCCAAGCTGACCCTGCAGGCCATAGGGGCACAAGAGGCAGCTCTCACTGCtattggcacacacacacacagactccgTGAGGCCATGGACTCTGAG GATCCTCCAGATAAGAAGTCTGCTCAGTGGAGGGAGCTGGAGGATGCGTTAAGTGAACGAACCCGTGCTGTGGACCAGGCTGGACAGTCTCTTCTCCAAGCAAA aGAACAGCTTGAGAAGCTTAGAGTCGTGATCAACGGTGCCAAGGAGTCCAAGATTGAAGCCGCTAGACCTCAAATCCTGGCTGCTGAGGAAAACTTGCACAGCATGATCGTGGACTTGGACAAAGTTGTAACCAAA GTTCAGGCGGCCCAGACCGAGGCAAAGATTGTGTCTCAGTACAGTGAGCTGGTGAATGAGGCCAAGGTTCAGTTCCAGAAAGAACTGAGCAGTATTACTCCCGAAGTCCAAGCCAACTGGAAGGGTCTCA CTGGGAAGCTGAGTGCAGATGACTTGAATTCCCTAATTGCTCACGCTCACCGCCGCATCGACCAGCTGAACCGTGAGCTGGCTGAGCAGCGGGTGCGGGAGCAGATCCGGATTGAAGCAGCTCTGGAACAGCAGAAGCACGAGCACCAGAGAGCCGTGGACAGTGCTGTGGATAAAGCGATTCAGCACAACCACGAGCAGCTGAGACTCGAGCAGGAAAAGAAG aTGCAGGAGGTGAGAGAAGTGATGGAGGCAGAAATGAGGACTCAGCTGCGCAGGCAGGCAGCTGCACACACTGACCACCTGCGTGATGTGCTTAAGGTTCAGGAGCAGGAGCTACGGGAGGAAGCACAGgag GCTCTGAGCAGTAAGATGATGGAGCAGGAGACACAACACCGCCGTCTGGCCCAAGAACAGCTGGACTCCTTTACGCTGGACATGAATTCTGCCTACGCCAGGCTCAAGGGCATGGAGGAGGCCATAGACA GTCATGTCGTAGCTGAGGAAGAGGCCCGCAAGGCCCATCAGCTGTGGTTATCGGTTGAGGCACTGAACTACACTCTGAAAACAGCGGCTGCTGACGCTCCCACCGAGCCTCTGGAGGGTGCTGTTCGCACCATTAAAGAGAGCTGTGCGGAGAACGAGTTCGCCCAGGCTCTAGCCACAGCTCTGCCTGATGAATCTCTGACCCGCGGGGTCTACAGCGAGGCCTCCCTGCGCGCTCGCTTCTACGGCGTCCGGCGGCTGGCACGTCGCGTGGCGCTGATCGATGAGACGCGCAACAGCTTGTACCAGTACTTCCTGTCCTATCTACAGTCCATCCTCCTCTTTGAGAAGGAACAGGAGGCGCCACCTACCAAGCTGGCAGCTCAAGACCTTGACACCTTCAAGCTGCTCGCCTATGCCACATACAGCATCGAGCGTGGGGACCTGGAGCTGGCCGCTAAGTTTGTCAATCAGCTGCATGGCGAATCACGGCGTGTGGCTCAGGACTGGCTCAAAGAAGCCCGGCTCACTCTAGAAACCAAACAGGTGGTTAGCCTCCTGTCGGCGTACGCCAATGCAGTGGGTTTAGGCACCACCCAGGCTCCTTAA